In one window of Tistrella mobilis DNA:
- the ftsH gene encoding ATP-dependent zinc metalloprotease FtsH has protein sequence MNNVKNLALWVIIALLLVALFNLFQSPQSQGPSRQVAYSDFLNAVQEGRVTDVTIQGDTIRGHFNDGSGVEFRTIAPPNDNGMVERLREGNVRINVAPVEDNVPSLFGILISWFPMLLLIGVWIFFMRQMQGGGGKAMGFGKSKARLLTEKAGRVTFEDVAGIDEAKDELHEIVEFLKAPQKFQRLGGRIPKGVLLVGPPGTGKTLLARAIAGEANVPFFSISGSDFVEMFVGVGASRVRDMFEQGKKNAPCLIFIDEIDAVGRHRGAGLGGGNDEREQTLNQLLVEMDGFEANEGVIIIAATNRPDVLDPALLRPGRFDRQVVVPNPDVSGREKILSVHMRKVPIGPDVNARVIARATPGFSGADLANLVNEAALLAARRNKRVVGMAEFEDAKDKVMMGAERRSIAMSEDEKRLTAYHEGGHAIVAMHCPASDPIHKATIIPRGRALGMVMRLPERDRLSVSREKLEADLAVAMGGRLAEEIIFGHDKVTSGASSDIQMATKLAKNMVTQWGMSDKLGPLNYGEGDNEPFLGYAVTQSRGISEATANVIDQEVRRIVETAYDRARTILTENHDQLERVAQALLEYETLSGDELKAIAAGEQIKPRRSDDMGDGGSATVSEPRPPRASVPTAGGDDGLRPSPQPGA, from the coding sequence GTGAACAACGTTAAGAACCTCGCGCTCTGGGTGATCATCGCCCTGCTGCTGGTGGCTCTGTTCAATCTGTTCCAGAGTCCCCAGAGTCAGGGCCCGTCGCGCCAGGTCGCGTATTCGGACTTCCTCAATGCCGTCCAGGAAGGGCGCGTCACCGACGTGACCATCCAGGGCGACACGATCCGCGGTCATTTCAATGACGGCAGCGGTGTCGAGTTCCGCACCATCGCGCCGCCGAACGACAATGGCATGGTCGAGCGCCTGCGCGAGGGCAATGTCCGCATCAATGTCGCCCCGGTGGAGGACAACGTTCCCTCGCTGTTCGGGATCCTGATCTCGTGGTTCCCGATGCTGCTGCTCATCGGCGTGTGGATATTCTTCATGCGTCAGATGCAGGGCGGCGGCGGAAAGGCCATGGGCTTCGGCAAGTCCAAGGCCCGGCTGCTCACCGAAAAGGCCGGCCGCGTGACGTTCGAGGACGTCGCCGGCATCGACGAGGCCAAGGACGAGCTGCACGAGATCGTCGAGTTCCTGAAGGCGCCGCAGAAGTTCCAGCGCCTGGGCGGCCGCATCCCCAAGGGTGTGCTGCTGGTGGGCCCTCCGGGCACCGGTAAGACGCTGCTGGCGCGTGCCATCGCCGGCGAGGCGAATGTGCCCTTCTTCTCGATTTCGGGCTCGGACTTCGTCGAGATGTTCGTGGGCGTCGGCGCCAGCCGCGTGCGCGACATGTTCGAACAGGGCAAGAAGAACGCGCCCTGCCTGATCTTCATCGACGAGATCGACGCCGTCGGCCGCCATCGCGGTGCCGGCCTCGGCGGCGGCAATGACGAGCGCGAGCAGACCCTGAACCAGCTGCTGGTCGAGATGGACGGTTTCGAGGCGAATGAGGGCGTGATCATCATCGCCGCCACCAACCGCCCCGACGTGCTCGACCCCGCGCTGCTGCGCCCGGGCCGCTTCGACCGTCAGGTCGTGGTGCCGAACCCGGACGTGTCGGGCCGCGAGAAGATCCTGTCGGTGCATATGCGCAAGGTGCCGATCGGCCCGGATGTGAATGCCCGCGTCATCGCCCGCGCCACCCCCGGCTTTTCGGGTGCCGACCTTGCCAATCTGGTGAACGAGGCCGCCCTGCTCGCCGCCCGCCGCAACAAGCGCGTGGTCGGCATGGCGGAGTTCGAGGACGCCAAGGACAAGGTCATGATGGGTGCGGAGCGCCGCTCGATCGCGATGAGCGAGGACGAGAAGCGCCTGACGGCCTATCACGAGGGCGGCCATGCCATCGTCGCGATGCATTGCCCGGCTTCGGACCCGATCCACAAGGCGACCATCATCCCCCGCGGCCGTGCGCTCGGCATGGTGATGCGCCTGCCCGAACGCGACCGGCTGTCGGTCTCGCGTGAGAAGCTGGAAGCCGACCTCGCCGTGGCCATGGGCGGACGTCTGGCGGAAGAGATCATCTTCGGCCACGACAAGGTGACCAGCGGCGCGTCGTCGGACATCCAGATGGCGACCAAGCTGGCCAAGAACATGGTCACCCAGTGGGGCATGAGCGACAAGCTGGGCCCGCTGAACTATGGCGAGGGCGACAACGAGCCCTTCCTCGGCTATGCGGTCACCCAGTCGCGCGGGATCTCGGAAGCCACCGCCAACGTCATCGACCAGGAAGTCCGGCGGATCGTGGAAACCGCCTATGACCGCGCCCGGACCATCCTGACCGAAAACCACGACCAGCTGGAGCGGGTCGCCCAGGCGCTGCTCGAATACGAGACGCTGTCGGGTGACGAGCTGAAGGCGATCGCGGCCGGGGAGCAGATCAAGCCGCGCCGGTCCGACGACATGGGCGATGGCGGTTCGGCCACGGTGTCGGAGCCGCGCCCGCCGCGGGCCTCCGTTCCCACGGCCGGCGGTGACGACGGTCTTCGTCCCAGCCCGCAGCCCGGCGCCTGA
- the tilS gene encoding tRNA lysidine(34) synthetase TilS, which translates to MSRRSSAAAEPVADDDIGARFARAMAAAGCVEPAPHLAVALSGGPDSLGLTLLARDWAAARGGRVLALVVDHGLRAGSAGDARRAAALSAAAGVPARILTLAPGAIGMTGIEAEARAARYAALTDACRAAGILHLLTGHSLDDQAETVLIRLGRGSGVDGLAAMPPVRPEGGIRLIRPVLGIRRASLAAVVAAAGLTPLHDPMNDDDRVQRVRLRAAATAAALEGAGLDPARVARSAARAAAARAALDAQMLRVAFRGGLRLHVWGGAELPLALFADPDLSAPGLEDDLPERLVGRLAMVVGGQDLPPRGAAAARLAADLVAMARSRAGGDHLPQSGRGQGGRTLGGCRFLWGGHRLLVLREPRAIAAPRAVTPGEALHWDGRFMVIVPDTPACRAAADDGRLRLRAMGEDLARRLGEVAPAAAASLRARVAPRAIASLPVLTRLDVPLAFPHLTESIRREAAEDETLARSTFRAWFAPSRPLDGDGVFWAMAGEHSAGKRPRS; encoded by the coding sequence GTGAGCAGAAGAAGCTCGGCTGCGGCTGAGCCGGTGGCGGACGACGATATCGGGGCCCGCTTCGCCCGGGCCATGGCGGCGGCCGGCTGCGTGGAACCGGCGCCGCATCTGGCCGTGGCGCTTTCCGGCGGGCCCGACAGTCTGGGTCTGACCCTGCTTGCCCGCGACTGGGCCGCGGCACGCGGCGGACGGGTCCTGGCCCTTGTGGTCGACCACGGCCTCCGTGCCGGCAGTGCCGGGGATGCCCGGCGGGCGGCGGCGTTGTCGGCCGCGGCCGGGGTGCCGGCACGGATCCTGACCCTCGCCCCCGGCGCGATCGGCATGACGGGGATCGAGGCCGAAGCACGCGCCGCCCGCTATGCCGCCCTCACCGATGCCTGCCGGGCGGCGGGCATCCTGCATCTGTTGACCGGCCACAGCCTGGATGATCAGGCCGAAACCGTGCTGATCCGCCTGGGCCGCGGCAGTGGCGTCGACGGGTTGGCGGCCATGCCGCCGGTCAGGCCCGAAGGCGGCATCCGCCTGATCCGGCCGGTGCTCGGCATCCGCCGCGCAAGCCTTGCGGCGGTGGTGGCGGCGGCAGGGCTCACCCCCCTGCACGATCCGATGAATGATGACGACCGGGTGCAACGCGTGCGTCTGCGCGCCGCGGCGACCGCCGCCGCCCTTGAAGGTGCCGGGCTCGATCCCGCCCGGGTGGCCCGGTCCGCCGCCCGTGCCGCGGCGGCCAGGGCCGCCCTCGACGCGCAGATGCTCAGGGTCGCCTTCCGCGGCGGGCTGCGCCTGCATGTCTGGGGCGGGGCGGAGCTGCCGCTGGCGCTGTTCGCCGACCCCGATCTTTCGGCGCCGGGGCTGGAGGATGACCTGCCGGAACGGCTGGTCGGGCGGCTGGCCATGGTGGTGGGCGGGCAGGACCTGCCGCCGCGTGGCGCCGCCGCGGCCCGGCTCGCCGCCGATCTGGTGGCGATGGCGCGCAGCCGGGCAGGGGGCGACCATCTGCCGCAGAGCGGGCGGGGACAAGGCGGGCGCACGCTGGGGGGCTGCCGGTTTCTCTGGGGCGGGCACAGACTTCTGGTGCTGCGGGAGCCGCGGGCGATCGCAGCGCCCCGGGCGGTGACGCCGGGGGAGGCGCTGCATTGGGACGGGCGTTTCATGGTGATCGTTCCCGATACGCCGGCATGTCGCGCCGCCGCCGATGACGGCCGCCTGCGGCTTCGGGCGATGGGGGAGGATCTGGCCCGACGCCTGGGAGAGGTGGCGCCGGCCGCGGCGGCATCGCTGCGCGCCCGTGTCGCTCCGCGGGCGATCGCGTCACTGCCCGTACTCACGCGACTTGACGTACCCCTCGCGTTCCCCCACTTAACAGAGAGCATCCGCAGGGAGGCTGCGGAGGACGAAACCCTTGCCCGGTCCACTTTCCGGGCATGGTTCGCGCCATCCCGTCCGCTCGACGGTGACGGCGTCTTCTGGGCGATGGCGGGCGAACATTCGGCAGGAAAGAGACCTCGGTCGTGA
- the ybgF gene encoding tol-pal system protein YbgF, with the protein MSVPATRFRPSGLKRRLVGGTALVMTTLALLVVDRPDAGAQQQGSLPPAALGAFDGRLSGVEETQRRHTGRIEELEFRMRRLEERVDGLERNLNDRLGRIEQMLQNGAAAGAAAGTGDATGMAPGAAAPADAAPGQGQAAGQGQAAGQGEAPRSGAVQPLGTITTRRDAAGNSVTTTEAAPSQPTPPPVAGGEAAKTRAASIQSEQELYRYGLDLLLKDRDYAGAEVAFNELIQRFKQGELVGNAYYWLGETYYAQGQYDRAALTFGEGVTSHDKSSKAPDMVLKLGMSFAALNRKDDACGAYSILNRKFPNAPANIKVLTEREQKKLGCG; encoded by the coding sequence ATGTCCGTTCCCGCGACCCGGTTCCGTCCGTCCGGCCTGAAGCGCCGTCTCGTCGGCGGCACCGCCCTGGTGATGACGACCCTGGCTCTGCTGGTGGTCGACCGGCCCGATGCCGGCGCGCAGCAGCAGGGCAGTCTGCCCCCCGCCGCGCTCGGCGCCTTCGACGGCCGGCTGAGCGGGGTGGAAGAGACCCAGCGCCGCCATACCGGGCGGATCGAGGAACTGGAATTCCGCATGCGCCGGCTGGAAGAGCGGGTCGACGGGCTGGAGCGCAATCTGAACGACCGTCTGGGCCGCATCGAGCAGATGCTCCAGAACGGCGCGGCTGCCGGCGCTGCCGCGGGTACGGGCGATGCGACCGGCATGGCTCCGGGTGCTGCGGCACCGGCCGATGCTGCGCCGGGGCAGGGCCAGGCGGCAGGACAGGGCCAGGCAGCAGGGCAGGGCGAGGCGCCGCGCAGCGGGGCCGTGCAGCCGCTCGGCACCATCACCACCCGGCGTGATGCGGCCGGCAATTCCGTGACCACCACCGAGGCCGCACCCTCGCAGCCGACCCCGCCGCCGGTCGCGGGCGGAGAGGCGGCCAAGACCCGGGCCGCGTCGATCCAGTCCGAGCAGGAACTCTATCGCTACGGTCTCGACCTGCTGCTCAAGGATCGCGACTATGCCGGCGCCGAGGTGGCGTTCAACGAGCTGATCCAGCGCTTCAAGCAGGGTGAGCTGGTCGGCAATGCCTATTACTGGCTGGGTGAGACCTATTACGCCCAGGGCCAGTACGACCGGGCCGCCCTGACCTTCGGCGAGGGCGTCACCAGCCACGACAAGAGCAGCAAGGCCCCCGACATGGTGCTGAAGCTCGGCATGAGCTTCGCGGCGCTGAACCGCAAGGACGATGCCTGCGGCGCCTATTCGATCCTCAACCGCAAATTCCCCAACGCGCCCGCCAATATCAAGGTGCTGACAGAGCGTGAGCAGAAGAAGCTCGGCTGCGGCTGA
- the pal gene encoding peptidoglycan-associated lipoprotein Pal: MRTKILTAVAALAFMAACSSAPEDTGSTGASGATSSSSYGSGQGTVSTGAQPGSWEYVQQTAGDRVFFELDSSSLTAEGRQTLSVQADFLRANPAQRIVIEGHADERGTREYNLALGDRRATAAKNYLVALGISPDRIETISYGKERPAVLGSDEAAWAQNRRAVTVLVN; this comes from the coding sequence ATGCGCACCAAGATCCTCACTGCTGTCGCCGCCCTGGCTTTCATGGCCGCCTGCTCGTCCGCGCCGGAAGATACCGGTTCGACCGGCGCCTCGGGTGCGACCTCGTCGTCGTCCTATGGCTCGGGCCAGGGCACCGTTTCCACCGGCGCGCAGCCCGGCAGCTGGGAATACGTCCAGCAGACCGCCGGCGACCGCGTCTTCTTCGAGCTGGACAGCTCGTCGCTGACCGCCGAGGGTCGCCAGACCCTGTCGGTTCAGGCCGATTTCCTCCGCGCCAACCCGGCGCAGCGGATCGTGATCGAGGGGCATGCCGACGAGCGCGGCACCCGCGAGTACAACCTGGCCCTGGGCGACCGTCGTGCCACCGCCGCCAAGAACTACCTCGTTGCGCTCGGCATCTCGCCGGACCGCATCGAGACCATCTCCTACGGCAAGGAGCGTCCGGCCGTCCTCGGTTCCGACGAGGCCGCCTGGGCGCAGAACCGTCGCGCTGTGACCGTGCTGGTCAACTGA
- the tolB gene encoding Tol-Pal system beta propeller repeat protein TolB, with product MTDTIRSATAGQAPRQKMRPVLRAFAVAAVGLVVGLGGAGLPQPASAQVRIDITRGVVEPMPIAISPFLAVDPSAAPFDADIPGVVANDLASSGLFRPIDRAAFLQGPAEMNPMPDFADWRQINAQALVTGQVRREGDQIAVEFRLWDVFGQTQMAGVVYRVDPKLWRRVAHMIADQIYERMTGEGGYFDTQIVYVAESGPANKRVKRLAIMDQDGANNRYLTDGADQVLTPRFSPNSREITYMAFRGRQARVFIYDLDTGRQRVLGDFPGMTFAPRFTPDGRGVVMSMARDGVTSIYRLDTNGGSVQRLTSSQAIDTSPSLSPDGRQMTFNSDRSGGQQIYVSGADGSGAQRISFGNGTYATPVWSPRGDLIAFTKMNRGRFYIGVMRPDGSDERLLTDGYLVEGPTWAPNGRVLAFFRQDRPGGPTRLYSIDITGYNERLIVTPGEASDPAWSALIR from the coding sequence ATGACAGACACGATCCGTTCCGCAACCGCCGGTCAGGCGCCGCGTCAGAAGATGCGGCCGGTCCTGCGGGCATTCGCGGTTGCGGCAGTCGGGCTGGTCGTGGGGCTGGGCGGGGCGGGATTGCCCCAGCCGGCCTCGGCGCAGGTGCGCATCGACATCACCCGCGGTGTCGTGGAGCCGATGCCGATCGCGATCAGTCCCTTCCTCGCGGTCGATCCCTCGGCGGCACCCTTCGATGCCGACATTCCGGGGGTGGTCGCGAACGATCTTGCGAGTTCGGGCCTGTTCCGGCCGATCGACCGTGCCGCCTTCCTGCAGGGCCCGGCCGAGATGAACCCGATGCCGGATTTCGCCGACTGGCGGCAGATCAACGCCCAGGCGCTGGTCACTGGCCAGGTGCGGCGGGAAGGCGACCAGATCGCGGTCGAATTCCGGCTGTGGGACGTGTTCGGCCAGACCCAGATGGCCGGCGTGGTCTATCGCGTCGATCCCAAGCTCTGGCGCCGCGTCGCCCATATGATCGCCGATCAGATCTATGAGCGGATGACCGGCGAGGGCGGCTATTTCGACACCCAGATCGTTTATGTCGCGGAAAGCGGCCCGGCCAACAAGCGGGTCAAGCGGCTGGCGATCATGGACCAGGACGGCGCCAACAACCGCTATCTCACCGATGGGGCGGATCAGGTTCTGACCCCGCGTTTCTCGCCGAACTCGCGCGAGATCACCTATATGGCCTTCCGGGGCCGGCAAGCGCGGGTGTTCATCTACGATCTGGATACCGGCCGTCAGCGGGTGCTGGGCGACTTCCCGGGCATGACTTTCGCCCCGCGCTTCACCCCCGACGGGCGTGGCGTGGTGATGTCGATGGCGCGCGACGGCGTGACCTCGATCTATCGCCTCGACACCAATGGCGGGTCGGTGCAGCGGCTGACCTCGTCGCAGGCGATCGATACCTCGCCGTCGCTGTCGCCCGACGGGCGGCAGATGACCTTCAATTCCGACCGCTCGGGCGGTCAGCAGATCTATGTGTCCGGTGCCGACGGCTCGGGTGCCCAGCGCATCAGCTTCGGCAACGGCACCTATGCAACGCCGGTCTGGTCGCCCCGCGGCGATCTGATCGCGTTCACCAAGATGAACCGCGGACGGTTCTACATCGGGGTCATGCGCCCCGATGGCAGCGACGAAAGGCTGCTGACGGACGGCTATCTGGTTGAGGGCCCGACCTGGGCGCCCAATGGCCGTGTCCTCGCCTTCTTCCGTCAAGACCGTCCTGGCGGACCGACCAGACTGTATTCGATCGATATCACGGGATATAACGAGCGGTTGATCGTCACTCCCGGCGAAGCATCGGATCCGGCGTGGTCGGCCTTGATTCGATGA
- a CDS encoding TonB C-terminal domain-containing protein has product MQRNAQQTDQVSISDIAFIRSQIERRWSVPVGAPEAENLVVEVRIRLAPDGTVLSADVVDRARMSRPGEEAYRVAAESAVRAVRAASPLELPAGKYEQLKDIVLAFNPKNMVGR; this is encoded by the coding sequence ATGCAGCGCAATGCCCAGCAGACCGACCAGGTGTCGATCAGCGACATTGCCTTCATCCGGAGCCAGATCGAGCGGCGCTGGTCGGTGCCGGTCGGTGCGCCGGAGGCTGAGAATCTCGTGGTCGAGGTTCGCATCCGGCTGGCGCCCGATGGTACGGTGCTTTCTGCCGACGTGGTCGACCGCGCACGCATGTCGCGGCCGGGCGAAGAGGCATATCGCGTGGCCGCGGAAAGCGCGGTCCGTGCCGTGCGTGCCGCAAGTCCGCTGGAATTGCCGGCAGGCAAATACGAGCAGCTCAAGGACATTGTCCTGGCGTTCAACCCGAAGAACATGGTGGGCCGATGA
- the tolR gene encoding protein TolR, protein MAGGIRPSNGHGRRRRWGGGQPMSEINVTPLVDVMLVLLIIFMVTAPLLTAGVEVDLPESSAAPLAGQDEPLSVSVDAEGRVFVQDKEVTLEQLPATLMAVAKNKTDTRIFVRGDRSVDYGRVMQAMGAVTGAGFTKVSLVTTLQQGTPARR, encoded by the coding sequence ATGGCCGGTGGCATCCGACCTTCCAACGGGCATGGCCGCCGCCGGCGCTGGGGCGGCGGTCAGCCGATGAGCGAGATCAACGTGACGCCGCTGGTCGACGTCATGCTGGTGCTGCTGATCATCTTCATGGTGACCGCGCCGCTGCTGACGGCGGGCGTCGAGGTCGACCTGCCGGAAAGCTCGGCGGCACCGCTCGCAGGCCAGGATGAACCGCTTTCGGTGTCGGTGGATGCAGAGGGGCGGGTCTTCGTTCAGGACAAGGAAGTGACGCTGGAACAGCTGCCGGCGACGCTGATGGCCGTGGCGAAGAACAAGACCGACACCCGGATCTTCGTGCGCGGCGACCGCAGCGTCGATTACGGCCGGGTGATGCAGGCGATGGGGGCCGTGACCGGCGCCGGCTTTACCAAGGTCTCGCTGGTCACCACCCTGCAGCAGGGCACGCCCGCCCGGCGTTGA
- the tolQ gene encoding protein TolQ yields the protein MEQEVVSQAALAGSVAAHDMSILSLVMNADIIVKAVMLMLVLASVWSWAIIFDKFRLMGRLKRRADDFENRFWSGGSLEELYDAISERADHPMAQVFAAAMGEWRRAKAKGTALTDATSRANLRQRIQQVMEIALNREMAGLERNLGFLATVGSTAPFVGLFGTVWGIMNSFTSIAMTKNTTLAVVAPGIAEALFATAIGLVAAIPAVIFYNKLSSDVGRYGARLENFTGEFGALIARQIEDRR from the coding sequence ATGGAGCAGGAGGTCGTGAGCCAGGCGGCGCTCGCCGGATCGGTGGCAGCGCACGACATGAGCATTCTCAGCCTGGTTATGAACGCCGACATCATCGTGAAGGCGGTGATGCTCATGCTCGTCCTGGCCTCCGTCTGGTCCTGGGCGATCATTTTCGACAAGTTCCGGCTGATGGGCCGGCTGAAGCGCCGCGCCGACGATTTCGAGAACCGGTTCTGGTCGGGGGGCTCGCTCGAAGAACTCTACGACGCCATTTCCGAACGCGCCGACCATCCCATGGCCCAGGTCTTCGCCGCGGCGATGGGCGAATGGCGCCGGGCCAAGGCCAAGGGCACGGCGCTGACCGACGCCACGTCGCGCGCCAATCTGCGGCAGCGGATCCAGCAGGTGATGGAGATCGCGCTCAACCGCGAAATGGCGGGGCTTGAGCGCAATCTGGGCTTTCTGGCGACGGTCGGCTCCACGGCGCCCTTCGTCGGCCTGTTCGGCACCGTCTGGGGCATCATGAACAGCTTCACCTCGATCGCGATGACCAAGAACACCACGCTGGCCGTGGTGGCGCCGGGCATTGCCGAGGCGCTGTTCGCGACCGCGATCGGCCTTGTCGCCGCGATCCCGGCGGTCATCTTCTACAACAAGCTGTCGAGCGATGTCGGCCGCTACGGGGCCCGGCTCGAGAATTTCACGGGCGAGTTCGGTGCACTGATCGCCCGCCAGATCGAAGACAGGCGCTGA
- a CDS encoding amidase, with the protein MTSLADLSAVELGRLYAAGDTSPTEVTEAVIARIEAWEPKLNATWAFDPEAARTAAAEATSRWKKGEALGPLDGVPVTIKENIATKGCPVPVGTAASDMTPAAADAPAAARLREAGSVILAKTTMPDYGMLSSGLSSFHKLARNPWDLNTNPGGSSAGAGSAAAAGYGPIHLGTDIGGSIRLPASWCGIVGMKGTNGRVPVDPAYLGRVVGPMTRTVADTALAMSVLSKADWRDGSALPPADIDWMDLDGLQIRGLRIGLMLDIGAGMAPDAEVLAAVKEAARRFEAAGAVVEEVPAVLTREMLDGLDDFWRVRAWDDVERLPEATRAKILPYIRAWAESGQTRSALQAVRGVNRIFEMRKAAGRLFHGGGYDFVLSPVAPTVTYPADQASPLDDPERPFEHIGYTVVWNMSEQPAISVNCGYDAKGLPIGLQIVGRRFDDPGVLRMAAAWEGMRDEQRPWPNFD; encoded by the coding sequence ATGACGTCGCTCGCCGATCTGTCCGCCGTTGAGCTGGGGCGGCTCTATGCCGCCGGGGACACCTCGCCCACCGAGGTGACCGAAGCCGTCATCGCGCGGATCGAGGCGTGGGAGCCGAAGCTCAACGCGACCTGGGCCTTCGACCCGGAAGCCGCGCGCACCGCCGCCGCCGAGGCCACCAGCCGCTGGAAGAAGGGTGAGGCGCTGGGCCCGCTCGACGGCGTGCCGGTCACGATCAAGGAAAACATTGCGACCAAGGGCTGCCCCGTCCCCGTCGGCACCGCCGCATCGGACATGACCCCGGCCGCCGCCGACGCCCCCGCCGCCGCCCGGCTGCGCGAGGCCGGCAGCGTGATCCTGGCCAAGACCACCATGCCCGATTACGGCATGCTCTCCTCGGGCCTGTCCAGCTTCCACAAGCTGGCCCGCAACCCCTGGGACCTCAACACCAATCCCGGCGGCTCCTCGGCCGGTGCGGGGAGTGCCGCCGCGGCCGGTTATGGCCCGATCCATCTGGGGACCGATATCGGCGGCTCGATCCGCCTGCCGGCCAGCTGGTGCGGCATCGTCGGCATGAAGGGCACCAACGGCCGGGTGCCGGTCGATCCGGCCTATCTGGGCCGGGTGGTCGGGCCGATGACCCGCACCGTCGCCGATACCGCGCTCGCCATGTCGGTGCTGTCGAAGGCCGACTGGCGCGACGGCAGCGCCCTGCCGCCGGCCGATATCGACTGGATGGACCTGGACGGGCTTCAGATCCGCGGCCTCCGCATCGGCCTGATGCTCGACATCGGCGCCGGCATGGCGCCCGATGCCGAGGTGCTGGCGGCGGTGAAGGAAGCCGCCCGGCGGTTCGAGGCGGCGGGCGCCGTGGTCGAAGAGGTGCCGGCGGTGCTGACCCGCGAGATGCTCGACGGGCTCGACGATTTCTGGCGGGTCCGCGCCTGGGATGATGTCGAGCGCCTGCCCGAGGCGACCCGCGCGAAGATCCTGCCCTATATCCGCGCCTGGGCCGAAAGCGGCCAGACCCGGTCGGCCCTGCAGGCGGTGCGCGGCGTGAACCGCATCTTCGAGATGCGCAAGGCCGCAGGCCGGCTGTTCCATGGCGGCGGCTACGATTTCGTGCTGTCGCCGGTCGCCCCCACCGTCACCTACCCCGCCGACCAGGCCTCGCCGCTGGACGATCCCGAGCGGCCGTTCGAGCATATCGGCTACACGGTGGTCTGGAACATGTCGGAACAGCCGGCGATCTCGGTCAATTGCGGCTACGACGCCAAGGGCCTGCCGATCGGTCTGCAGATCGTCGGCCGGCGCTTCGACGATCCGGGCGTGCTGCGCATGGCGGCCGCCTGGGAGGGCATGCGCGACGAGCAGCGCCCCTGGCCGAACTTCGACTGA
- the ybgC gene encoding tol-pal system-associated acyl-CoA thioesterase translates to MDTTPATVQPDIIRVRVYWEDTDAAGIVYYANYLKFMERGRTEWLRRRGIDQRPLLENDGFGFAVREVALDYQAPARLEDLLTVSTVITGRGGAWVEFEQVVARGDQVLVRGRIKCVALNPASGQPRRLPKALIALADAAAAPR, encoded by the coding sequence ATGGACACCACGCCCGCCACCGTGCAGCCCGACATCATCCGGGTGCGGGTCTATTGGGAGGACACCGATGCCGCCGGGATCGTCTATTACGCCAATTATCTGAAATTCATGGAGCGCGGCCGGACCGAATGGCTGCGCCGCCGCGGCATCGATCAGCGGCCGCTGCTGGAGAATGACGGCTTCGGCTTCGCGGTGCGCGAGGTGGCGCTGGACTATCAGGCCCCCGCCCGGCTGGAGGATCTGCTGACGGTCTCGACCGTCATCACCGGTCGGGGCGGCGCCTGGGTGGAGTTCGAGCAGGTGGTGGCGCGCGGCGATCAGGTGCTGGTGCGCGGCCGGATCAAATGCGTGGCGCTGAACCCGGCGAGCGGCCAGCCGCGCCGCCTGCCCAAGGCGCTGATCGCCCTTGCCGACGCGGCGGCCGCCCCGCGCTGA